In Methanomassiliicoccus sp., one DNA window encodes the following:
- a CDS encoding CDC48 family AAA ATPase: MESSEKVLKVAEAKSKDAERGIARVDPAVMEILGITAGDVIQIEGKKRTVAIVWPGYPEDANRGVIRIDGTIRRNAQASIDEKVAIRKVNVKEARKIQFAPTETLRIMGGEEFLSQSLEGRAVTRGDVIQINVMGRKIDLIVVSFTPTSDAVLVHRTTEVKISEKPVKEGTSNIPKVTYEDIGGLGEEVKRVREMIELPLRHPELFERLGVEAPKGVLLHGPPGTGKTLLAKAVAGETSANFVTIGGPEIMSKFYGESEERLREIFKQAQENAPTIIFIDEIDSIAPKREEVTGETERRVVAQLLSLMDGLEARGKVVVIGATNRPNALDPAIRRPGRFDREIEINPPNREGRLDILQIHTRGMPLEKDVDLEKLADLTHGYVGADLSALTKEAAMHSLRQILPELDLELESIPMEILNKLTVSREDFVAALREMQPSSLREVFVETPNVKWDEIGGLQDAKRELQEAVEWPLKYAAVFEHMSATPPKGVLLYGPPGTGKTLLAKAVATESQANFINVKGPEFLSKWVGESEKAVRETFRKARQAAPCIIFMDEIDSIAPVRGGEADSHVTERVISQMLTEIDGLQSLHNVVVIAATNRPDMLDPALLRPGRFDRLVSIPAPDLEGRRQILRIHTAQKPLAKDVDLEELAKKTDGYTGADLAALTNEAVMLTIRSLVAKGKEMSPEEIKEHKISMTFFLQALEKVKPMSRTDLGKLPRIREDYVYVR; encoded by the coding sequence ATGGAGTCATCGGAGAAAGTATTGAAGGTCGCCGAGGCCAAATCCAAGGACGCTGAGCGCGGTATCGCTCGCGTCGATCCTGCTGTAATGGAGATATTGGGGATAACGGCCGGCGATGTCATCCAGATCGAGGGCAAGAAGCGGACGGTGGCCATCGTCTGGCCAGGGTATCCCGAGGATGCCAACCGCGGCGTCATAAGGATCGACGGCACCATCCGTCGCAATGCCCAGGCCAGCATCGACGAGAAGGTCGCCATCAGGAAGGTCAATGTAAAGGAGGCCCGCAAGATCCAATTCGCTCCTACCGAGACGCTGCGCATCATGGGTGGGGAGGAGTTCCTCAGCCAGAGCCTGGAGGGAAGGGCGGTCACCCGGGGCGATGTCATCCAGATCAACGTCATGGGGCGCAAGATCGACCTCATAGTGGTGTCCTTCACCCCCACCTCGGATGCGGTCCTGGTCCACCGGACCACCGAGGTCAAGATCAGCGAGAAGCCTGTGAAGGAAGGCACATCCAACATCCCCAAGGTCACATACGAGGACATCGGTGGGCTGGGAGAGGAGGTCAAGAGGGTCAGGGAGATGATAGAGCTGCCCCTCAGGCACCCCGAGCTCTTCGAGAGGCTGGGTGTGGAGGCCCCCAAGGGGGTCCTGCTCCACGGCCCTCCAGGTACAGGCAAGACCCTCCTGGCCAAGGCTGTCGCCGGCGAGACCAGCGCCAATTTCGTGACCATCGGCGGTCCGGAGATAATGTCCAAGTTCTACGGTGAGAGCGAGGAACGCCTGCGGGAGATATTCAAGCAGGCCCAGGAGAACGCTCCGACCATCATATTCATCGATGAGATCGATTCCATAGCGCCGAAGCGTGAAGAGGTCACCGGTGAGACCGAGCGCAGGGTCGTGGCCCAGCTGCTGTCCCTCATGGACGGGCTGGAGGCACGCGGCAAGGTCGTGGTCATCGGCGCCACCAACAGGCCCAACGCCCTGGACCCGGCCATCCGCAGGCCGGGACGGTTCGATCGGGAGATCGAGATCAACCCGCCCAACCGCGAGGGGCGTCTGGACATACTGCAGATCCACACTCGGGGCATGCCTCTGGAGAAGGACGTAGACCTGGAGAAGCTGGCCGACCTCACCCACGGGTATGTGGGTGCGGACCTCTCCGCCCTCACCAAGGAGGCGGCGATGCATTCCCTGCGCCAGATCCTCCCCGAGCTGGACCTGGAGCTGGAGTCCATCCCCATGGAGATACTCAACAAGCTCACCGTCTCCAGGGAGGACTTCGTGGCCGCACTGCGCGAGATGCAGCCTTCCAGCCTCAGGGAGGTGTTCGTAGAGACACCCAACGTCAAGTGGGACGAGATCGGCGGCCTGCAGGATGCCAAGAGGGAGCTGCAGGAGGCCGTGGAGTGGCCGCTGAAGTACGCGGCAGTGTTCGAACATATGAGCGCCACCCCGCCCAAGGGCGTGCTGCTGTACGGTCCGCCGGGAACGGGGAAGACCCTCCTGGCGAAGGCGGTCGCCACCGAGTCCCAGGCCAACTTCATCAACGTGAAGGGGCCGGAGTTCCTGAGCAAGTGGGTGGGCGAATCCGAGAAGGCCGTACGGGAAACGTTCCGCAAGGCCCGGCAGGCCGCTCCCTGCATCATCTTCATGGATGAGATAGATTCCATAGCTCCCGTCAGGGGCGGGGAGGCTGACAGCCATGTCACTGAGAGGGTCATCTCTCAGATGCTCACCGAGATCGACGGGCTGCAGAGCCTCCATAACGTGGTCGTCATCGCAGCCACCAACCGCCCTGACATGCTGGACCCGGCACTGCTGCGTCCCGGCCGCTTCGATCGCCTGGTCAGCATACCTGCGCCCGACCTCGAGGGCAGGAGGCAGATCCTCCGCATCCACACGGCCCAGAAGCCCTTGGCCAAGGACGTTGACCTGGAGGAGCTGGCAAAGAAGACCGATGGCTACACGGGAGCCGACCTGGCCGCCCTCACCAACGAGGCGGTCATGCTGACCATCAGGTCCCTGGTTGCCAAGGGCAAGGAGATGTCTCCCGAGGAAATCAAGGAACACAAGATATCCATGACCTTCTTCCTCCAGGCGCTGGAAAAGGTCAAGCCCATGTCCAGGACCGACCTGGGGAAGCTGCCGCGGATCAGGGAAGATTACGTTTACGTGAGGTGA